ACAATAATAGATTTTGCTGTATTTACTATTTGCCAAAGTGTATTTGGATTGCATTATACAATAAGCCAGGTTATAGGATATAGTTTTGGAGTTGTAAATAGCTTCATATTCAACAAAAAGTGGACTTTTGAATACAAAAGTTCTGGAAAAAAGGTGATTCGAGAGTTATCTCAATTTGCAATAGTAAATCTCATTTCACTTATTGCAACACTCGTGTTTATGAGACTCTTAATAAATGATTTTAATTTAAACGTCTATTTATCAAAAATAGTTGTAACACTCATAGCTCAGGTAATAAATTTTTTATTATATAAAATATGGGTATTTAATTAGGGAGGAAAACTTATGAAAAGATTAAAATTTACAAAAGAAAGATTTGCACTATGTATAATTCTGGCCATATCTGCAATATTAAATTTTGCGAATTTAACTATAGAAGGATACGGAAATGGATATTATGCTGCAGGTGTAAAGAGTATGCTTATGAATTTTAAAAATTTCTTTTTCGTATCATTTGACCCCGCTGGATTTGTATCTATTGACAAGCCGCCTTTAGGTTTCTGGATACAAACTATATCAGCGAAAATATTTGGATTTAGCGGATGGAGTATATTATTTCCCGAGGCTCTTGCCGGAGTAATTTCAGTTGGAATCTTATATTATATAGTAAAAAGATCTTTTGGGGAGATAGCAGGACTTATATCAGCTCTATGTCTTGCAATAACACCAGTTTTTGTATCAACCAGCAGGAATAATACTATAGACAATCTATTAATTGTGACATTACTTTTTGCCTGCCTATTTTTATCCAAAGCTGCTGAAAAAGGCAAGCTTAAATATCTAATAATAAGTTTGGTTCTTGTAGGATTAGGGTTTAATATAAAAATGCTTCAGGCGTATATGATAGCTCCTGCTCTATATATAACTTATTTGATTTCTTCA
The genomic region above belongs to Clostridium sp. AWRP and contains:
- a CDS encoding GtrA family protein, whose protein sequence is MNFIFNGKLKLLSRFSATGVINTIIDFAVFTICQSVFGLHYTISQVIGYSFGVVNSFIFNKKWTFEYKSSGKKVIRELSQFAIVNLISLIATLVFMRLLINDFNLNVYLSKIVVTLIAQVINFLLYKIWVFN